One Aspergillus oryzae RIB40 DNA, chromosome 2 genomic window carries:
- a CDS encoding uncharacterized protein (predicted protein): MPTVPSFRKMKHNPDLLKNLPADFLAGHDKLSREQAGHLRHFHNLATQRDGEWGVMGSQDPGQEWLDAYRYQLATMAYAAGAAHFHRLPALRSIFQSLLSGLIHKMLRREVWGYWFLTSHSGKFVDPDIKRLRQPWADPVVKENIMYSGHLLLMVSLYTMLFNDDKYNQEGALTFNWSPIFWGMGPEKFSYTRESLQKAILAEMEREKWLGVCCEPNCIFIVCNQFPIIAMRYNDVRDGTNVATEVLSKYTAAWEAKGMAGPNGLFISWYSPKQDTKRPALDLGFTAWATAFMNAWNPILANETFQAQSIGFLTRADHDRISINRGPVAFAIRELAEKKGVDPYSLSTMQKARDIVASNPTTGEHREPFPRPMFGYILMAMSELGDESKLAGLLNHVDRFFQPTWQNGGLYYPVNAEQYDKDGNWTEVEPFTGNGAVGYARLTVLGGQRKMWEEPWSAEQVSRAPHISGIDLGSGVDFLRGCWDESHQAMVVTMRTWDQTEKFYHHSVRLENHNLPVGTYGVYRNGVLTETKFVDRPGDTLEVYVRVEGIDFDLVLLKA; the protein is encoded by the exons ATGCCAACCGTTCCCTCTTTCCGCAAGATGAAACACAACCCAGATCTCTTGAAGAATCTCCCTGCCGATTTCCTAGCCGGCCATGACAAGCTCTCGCGCGAGCAAGCCGGACACCTACGGCATTTCCACAACCTCGCGACCCAAAGGGACGGCGAATGGGGGGTTATGGGGTCCCAGGACCCCGGACAGGAGTGGCTCGATGCCTACCGCTACCAGCTAGCCACAATGGCCTATGCAGCTGGGGCGGCACACTTCCACCGCTTACCTGCTCTGCGGTCAATCTTCCAGTCTCTTCTTAGTGGCCTTATTCATAAAATGCTCCGCCGAGAGGTCTGGGGTTACTGGTTTTTAACAAGCCATAGTGGCAAGTTTGTAGACCCGGATATCAAAAGGCTGAGACAACCATGGGCAGATCCTGTTGTTAAGGAGAATATCATG TACTCcggtcatcttctcctcatGGTGTCGTTGTATACGATGCTTTTCAACGATGACAAATATAATCAGGAAGGGGCGCTTACCTTCAACTGGAGCCCAATATTCTGGGGCATGGGACCGGAGAAGTTTTCATACACCCGCGAATCTCTCCAAAAGGCCATCTTAGCGGAAATGGAGCGTGAGAAGTGGCTCGGGGTCTGCTGCGAACCAAACTGCATTTTCATTGTTTGTAATCAGTTTCCG ATCATTGCTATGAGATACAATGATGTTCGGGACGGCACAAATGTTGCAACCGAGGTACTCAGTAAGTACACAGCTGCTTGGGAAGCAAAAGGCATGGCGGGCCCAAACGGGCTGTTCATCAGCTGGTACTCGCCAAAACAGGACACGAAGAGGCCAGCGCTTGATCTTGGGTTCACAGCTTG GGCCACTGCATTCATGAACGCCTGGAACCCAATCCTTGCAAATGAGACATTTCAAGCGCAATCTATAGGCTTCCTTACTCGAGCCGACCATGACCGAATCAGCATTAACAGAGGGCCAGTGGCATTCGCCATCCGTGAGCTCGCTGAGAAGAAAGGAGTCGATCCATATTCCCTCTCAACCATGCAAAAGGCACGAGATATTGTGGCAAGCAACCCTACTACGGGAGAGCATCGAGAACCTTTTCCTCGACCAATGTTTGGATACATCCTCATGGCCATGTCTGAACTGGGTGATGAATCAAAACTTGCAGGTTTACTCAATCATGTTGATCGGTTCTTCCAGCCAACTTGGCAAAATGGGGGTCTCTACTACCCTGTTAATGCGGAACAGTATGACAAAGACGGAAATTGGACAGAGGTTGAACCATTTACGGGAAACGGCGCCGTTGGCTATGCGCGGTTGACAGTTCTCGGTGGTCAACGGAAGATGTGGGAGGAGCCTTGGTCTGCAGAGCAGGTTTCTCGGGCACCGCACATCAGTGGCATTGATTTAGGCAGTGGGGTAGATTTCCTGAGAGGCTGCTGGGATGAATCGCATCAGGCGATGGTGGTGACAATGCGGACGTGGGATCAGACGGAAAAGTT TTACCATCATAGCGTCCGACTTGAGAATCATAACCTTCCTGTGGGGACATATGGAGTCTATCGCAACGGAGTTCTGACGGAGACAAAATTTGTCGATCGGCCGGGAGATACGCTTGAAGTATATGTCCGAGTCGAAGGGATTGATTTTGACCTTGTTCTGCTGAAGGCTTAA
- a CDS encoding uncharacterized protein (predicted protein), producing the protein MISWVSMIVMGHPQFETQDDVGIGDGIPPIPEWQMDPTALYDDLSELISMEVDYAVRNVFVRLRSAFQQAQRIHFPTTRLHDLTCFVIHRLLLTAPDTESSHSSSITECIRYAIILYMFIIHGPTYYSHAAMMHSIVIRFIDQLKQLESTPRVYGSLDAWLLAIGLVASTGTPDYQWFIERARIMAASLRLSNWNDVLVRIKCILWMETLQGEDIFRPHWDAIFSTMNHPGACISPGNAGGELLCISPSSLVPSKPEPASTNGRQWDMSVASP; encoded by the exons ATGATTAGCTG GGTGTCGATGATCGTCATGGGCCATCCTCAATTCGAGACCCAAGATGATGTCGGCATTGGAGATGGCATACCGCCTATTCCAGAATGGCAGATGGATCCCACCGCCCTTTACGATGATTTATCCGAGCTCATCAGTATGGAAGTCGATTACGCAGTCAGGAATGTTTTCGTCCGTCTTCGTAGTGCCTTCCAGCAGGCGCAACGGATACATTTCCCAACCACACGACTTCATGACCTCACTTGTTTTGTCATACACCGACTTCTACTTACAGCACCGGATACGGAAAGTTCTCACTCGTCGTCGATCACCGAATGCATCCGCTACGCAATCATACTCTACATGTTCATCATTCATGGGCCAACGTATTACTCACATGCTGCCATGATGCATAGCATTGTCATCCGATTTATAGATCAACTCAAGCAACTCGAATCGACCCCTCGTGTGTATGGTTCGCTTGATGCCTGGCTTCTTGCAATCGGCTTGGTGGCCTCAACTGGCACACCTGACTATCAGTGGTTTATAGAGAGAGCGCGGATTATGGCTGCTTCTCTACGACTGAGTAATTGGAACGACGTCCTCGTCCGCATTAAGTGTATCCTGTGGATGGAGACACTACAGGGCGAAGATATCTTTCGACCTCATTGGGACGCTATTTTCAGTACTATGAATCATCCCGGCGCCTGTATCTCACCAGGTAACGCTGGCGGAGAGCTTTTATGCATCTCACCTAGCAGCTTGGTACCGAGCAAACCAGAACCAGCCAGCACAAATGGAAGGCAATGGGACATGAGCGTGGCATCGCCTTGA